The genome window TATCTTTCGCCGCTTGCACGGTATCGATGCAGATCCACAATGCCTTGCCTGATAGGCGGGCACCTCAACACCCCGTGGCCAAGCCGAAACCGCCACGAAGAGTCGAAAGTGCGGGCAGGATCCGTCACACCGGCCCTCGGGGGCGCAGGGCCTTCAGCCTTCCAGGTGCTGTGCCCACGCTTTCGGAACTCCGCCGCGCGGCCATTTCGAACGCACCTTTTGGCGGGACACGGCACATCCCCGGCCCCTTACGCGGGCGCGCGCCATAAATACGCCGAATTGCTCCTGTCCACCGGTGCCACTATGATAACCTGCGGTCGAGCGGGCCAGACGGATCGCAAGTGCGACCGGCCTGAGGTTTCGCCCCGAACCGGACGCACAGGTCACTGCCCGGACCGGGTGCACCGGTTACCGCAAAGGCCGGACGCACGGGTCACCGCAAAGACACGTTGAAAACAGCCCCGCACGAGTGCGGGCTGCATCGAATGGATTGAGCTGAGCATCATGCATCAAGGCGGAAGGCATCTCGATCGCGACGGCGTGGATCTCGGAGACGAGCCGCCGCTCATGGTCTATGACGAACGCGCGCAACTTCCGGATCGTCGCCAGGTCAGCATTCGCTGGCTGACCGGCTCCGTCCTGACGGGCCTGACCTCCGTCACGCTGATGGGGGGAGCCTTGTTTGCGGCCCTCGACGGCCAGTACCAGGTCTCTGCGGCGCCCGTTCGCGGCGACGACGGCTTCCAGTCCTCCGGCACGTCGGGCCGCGACTCGGCAAAGGGCGACCGCGTGATCCGCGCGGCGGCACAATACTCCAACCGTCAGGTCATTCCCGTGTCGACGGTGCATCGTGTCGGCGACCGCGACCACATCAAGGTCCGTCCCTTTGCCCTGGTCACCGCCACCTTGGCGACGCGCGCCTCGCGCGAAACAGCCGCGGATATTCCCCCCTTCAATCCGATCAAGCTTTTCTCCGACAACAACGTGCTTCCCGAGCGCGCCGTCAGCGATGCCGTATACGATGCGCGGGTGGAAGGCGAAGTGTCGATCAGCGTCCGCGACTTTCCGGTCGACAATCCGCTCGCCATCACCAAGACCGGGCTGCAGGACGTCGAGATCGAACAGATCGTGCGCCAGTCGGCGCGCTTCCTTTCGGGAAATTCCATCGACAGCGTGGCCGGGCCGGTGATCGATCCGGGCCGTTTCGACTTCAACCTGGCGCAACAGCCCGAGCTGTCCCGCCTCAATGTGCGCATCACGCCGGAGAACGTGTCCTTCGTGTCCAAGAGCGACACGACGGATGCTTTCGCCGGCATGGAAGAGAAGATCATTCCGGTTTCGGGAGACCGGACCTTCCGCGAGGTGCTTCTTGAAAACGCGGCGGGCGAGGAGGCTGCCGACGCGATCATCAGCGCCTTCGAGCGGGAGTTCAGCATCAAGGGCATCGACAGCGGGCAGCGGATCCGTCTGGCGATGGCCGCCAGCGCGGATGCGGCCGAGCGCATGGTGCCGCAACGCATCAGCCTTTACACCGACACCGACCACCAGGCCACGGTTGCACGCTCCGACACCGGCGACTTCGTCGCGGCCGAAGCTCCGGACACCTTCCTCCCGGACGCCTTCGCGGAGGCCGACCGCGTCGGCTACGCCGGCACCACGCCGACGCTTTACGACAGCCTCTACCAGACGGCGCTCGAGCAAAACGTCGAGAAGGACCTGATCTCCGACCTGGTGCGGATCTTTTCCTTTGACGTCGATTTCAAGTCGCGGGTGAAGCCGGGCGATTCCTTCGAGGTGTTTTATGGTCTTCAGCAGGATGACGCCGACGTGTCGGCGGAGATCCTCTACACCGCGCTGACCAACCGCAGCACCACGCGGCGTTTCTACCGCTTCCGTACGCCGGATGACGGGGTCGTCGATTTTTATGACGAGACCGGCAAGAGCGCCAAGAAGTTCCTGATGCGCAAGCCGCTGTCGGGCGGCCGTTACCGGTCCGGTTTCGGCATGCGCAAACACCCGATCGTCGGCACCATGCGCATGCACAACGGCGTCGACTGGTCCGCCCAGCGCGGAACGGCGATCATGGCGGCCGGCGGCGGCGTGATCAGCCGGGCGAAATGGGTCTCGGGCTACGGGCGCCGCATCGAAATCCAGCACGCCAACGGCTACACGACGACCTACAGCCACCAGACGAGCTTCGCCAAGGGCATCCGCGAGGGCATGCGCGTTCGCCAGGGCCAGGTGATCGGTTACGTCGGCTCGACCGGCCTGTCGACCGGTCCGCATCTGCACTATGAGGTCAAGGTGAACGGGCGCTTCGTCAATCCGATGCGCATTCGCCTGCCGCGCGGGCGTGTGCTGGAGGGGGACGTTCTGGAAGCTTTCAACCGGGAGCGCGACCGCATCGACACGCTGGTCCAGCGCGCGGCCGGTCCCTCGCGCGTCGCCTCCCTCGCCAAGCCGTAGACACGGCCGGCTTCCTGCCTTGCCGCGGGTCAGGACATGAAAAAGGCCCCGGGCGCCAGCGTCCGGGGCCTTTGGTTTGCAAGGTGGCGGCGCTCATTCGAACGCGCGCGTCGCGCACCTGGCGTCAGGCGGCCGCGCTCTGGGATCCGGCCACTTCGAACAGCAACCGGTCGCTCCCCGCGGAGCCCCGCACCGATTGTCCGTCGGCAACCTTGCCGGCGAGGATCAGTTCGGCGAGCGGGTCCTGCACCTCGCGCTGGATCACCCGCTTGAGCGGACGTGCGCCATAGGCCGGGTCGTAGCCTTTGTCGGCGAGCCATTCGCGGGCTCCCTCGTCCAGCGTCAGCTCGATCTTGCGATCGCCCAGCAACCGCTCCAGACGGTTCAACTGGATGTCGACAATCGCCGCCATCTGGTTGCGCTGCAGCCGGTGGAACAGGATCTGGTCGTCCAGCCGGTTGAGGAACTCCGGCCGGAAGTGCGAACGAACCACCGACATGACCTGATCGCGCACCAGCGAGGAATCCTCACCCTCCGCCTGGCCGGTCAGAAATTCCGAACCGAGGTTCGACGTCATCACGATCAGCGTGTTGCGAAAGTCCACCGTCCGGCCCTGCCCGTCGGTCAACCGACCGTCGTCCAGCACCTGCAACAGCACGTTGAACACATCCGAATGTGCCTTTTCGATCTCGTCGAACAGGACGACCTGATACGGACGACGCCGAACCGCTTCCGTCAGCGACCCGCCCTCTTCGTAACCGACATAACCCGGAGGCGCGCCGATCAGACGGGCGACGGAATGCTTCTCCATGTATTCTGACATGTCGAGGCGCACCATCGCGGTCTCGTCATCGAACAGGAACTCCGCCAGCGCCTTGGTCAGTTCGGTTTTGCCAACGCCCGTCGGGCCAAGGAAGAGGAACGAGCCGATCGGCCTGTTCGGATCCTGAAGCCCGGCGCGGGCCCGGCGCACCGCCGTTGAAACGGCATGCACCGCCTCCTGCTGCCCGATCACCCGGCGCGCGATCTCGTCTTCCATGCGCAACAGCTTCTCGCGCTCGCCCTCGAGCATCTTGTCGACCGGGATGCCGGTCCAACGCGACACGATGTGAGCAATGTGATCGGTGGTGACGGCCTCTTCCATCATCGCGCCCGCATCGTCCTGCCCTTCGGCGTCGGCAATCGCCTTCTCCAGATCGGGAATCACGCCATAGGCAAGCTCGCCGGCGCGCGCCAGGTCCCCCTGGCGCTGCGCCCGCTCAAGATCGCTGCGGGCCTGGTCCAGTTGCTCCTTCAGCTTCTGTTCGGAGGAGAGCTTCTGCTTTTCCGCCTGCCAGCGGGTCGACAGAGCCGACGCCTCTTCCTCCAGATCCGCCAGTTCACCCTCAAGCTTGTCTAGCCGGTCCTTGGCCGCCGCATCGGTCTCTTTCTTGAGCGCCTCGCGCTCGATCTTGAGCTGAATGATCCGCCGATCGAGCTCATCGAGCTCTTCGGGCTTGCTGTCGACCTGCATCCTGAGCCGGCTGGCCGCCTCGTCCATCAGGTCGATGGCCTTGTCGGGCAAAAACCTGTCTGTGATGTAGCGGTTGGACAGCGTCGCCGCAGCGACCACGGCGCTGTCGGTGATCCGCACGCCATGATGCAGCTCGTATTTCTCCTTGATGCCGCGCAGGATCGAGATCGTGTCCTCGACCGTGGGTTCGGAGACGAAGACGGGCTGGAACCGTCGGGCAAGTGCTGCGTCCTTTTCCACGTGCTTGCGGTACTCGTCGAGCGTGGTCGCGCCGACGCAATGCAATTCGCCGCGCGCAAGAGCGGGTTTCAGCAGGTTTGACGCATCCATCGCGCCATCCGCCTTGCCGGCACCGACCAGCGTGTGCATCTCGTCGATGAACAGCACGATCCCGCCAGCGGCCGCCTGCACCTCGGAGAGAACGGCCTTCAGCCGCTCCTCGAACTCGCCGCGGTATTTGGCGCCTGCGATCAACGACCCCATGTCGAGCGCCAGAAGCTTCTTGTCCTTGAGGCTCTCCGGCACGTCGCCGTTGATGATGCGCAGGGCAAGGCCCTCGGCGATCGCCGTCTTGCCGACGCCCGGCTCGCCAATCAGCACCGGATTGTTCTTGGTGCGGCGCGACAGAACCTGGATCGTGCGGCGAATTTCATCGTCGCGGCCGATTACCGGATCGAGTTTGCCGTCGCGCGCCGCCTGGGTCAGGTCGCGGGCGTATTTCTTCAGGGCGTCATACTGGCTTTCGGCCGAAGCGCTGTCGGCCGTACGGCCCTGCCGCAGATCGTTGATCGCCTCGTTGAGCCGGGCCGGCGTGACACCGGCCGATGCCAGCGCCTTGCCGGCGTCGCTGTCCTTGCTCATGGCAAGCGCGAGCAACAGCCGCTCCACCGTGACAAAGGAATCGCCTGCCTTATCGGCGATCTTCTCCGCCTGGTCGAAAAGCTGCGCCAGCGGCGGAGCAAGATACAGCTGCCCGCTGCCGCCCGACACCTTGGCGATGCCTGCAAGCGCCTTGTCATTGGCAAGCGTCGCATCCTTGACGCGCCCGCCGGCCTTTTCGATCAGACCGGCGGCCATGCCTTCCGGGTCGTCGAGCAACACCTTCAACAGGTGCTCGGGCGTGAACTGCTGGTGGGATTCGCCGATCGCATAGGTCTGCGCCGACTGCACGAATCCCCTTGCGCGTTCCGTGTATTTCTCAAAATTCATTTGTCACCTCCAGATCAGGTCGCCCCCCGCAGCAGGGCGCCCTTTCGGATTGCGGGCCCGCATTCGGCGCCCACACGGTCGTCAGCGACCGCTCACAGGATATAGTGTGGCATTTCGATCACAAAAGAGGGAAACCCCTTAGCACAAACAAAAAAGGGACACGCGATGACGCGTGCCCCTCGGTATCCGCCTTGGCCGCCCCGCAGATGCCCCACGGCATGTCCGCAGGATCCCGCAAAGGGCCCGATGACGATCGTCAGTCCCGCGACCGGACAGTGCCGGTCGCCGGACCATCAGGCGTCATTGGTGGCCGGCGTCTCGCTCTTTTCTTCGGGCGCGGCGGCCTTGGGCGTGCGCGGGCGAGGCGTGCGTCGCGCCTTCGGCTTCGGTTCGGCGGCCGGTTCCGCCGTCTCTCCGCCACCGGCAGCAGCATCGGAAGGACCATTTGCGGCCGGCGTGTCGCCCTGGGCGGCATCTCCGGCACCGGCCTCGTCGCCCTGACCCGGATTTCGGGCCTTGCGCAGACCGCGTCCCCGCGTACCCCGCGTCCGGCGACGTCCGCGATCCTCGTCGTCGCCGCTGGCCTCCTCGTCCTTCGCCTTGGCCGTGTCGGAGCCGCCACCGGCGCCTGCGCTCTTGGCGTTCAGCACGGGCATGTTCTCGACAAAGGGCTGAGGCGCATCCACCGGCATAACCGGCTTGCCATTGTCATCCGAAGCGGCCGTGTCATGATCATCACAGTCGCCGCGATCGCCGCGATCGCCACGAGCGCCGCGAGTACCACGGTCGCTGCCGCGATCATCACGGTCACTGCGGTCGCGACGGTCCTGCCGGTCCTGATGCTCAGCGCGTTCGGTTTGCGCCTCGGCCTCGTCCTCGGCCTCATCACCGCGCGGAAGCACAACCGGCTGCTGCATGCTCTGCTGGGCAGACGCGATGATCCGCAGGTAATGCTCGGCGTGCTGGTAATAGTTTTCCGAGATCACACGATCACCGGCAGCGGCCGCGTCGCGCGCGAGCTGCTGGTACTTTTCGGCGACATGATGCGCGGTTCCGCGGATCTTCACGTCGGGTCCGTTGGACTCATAGGACCGCGAAAGCGGATTGGGTCCTTTACGGCCGCCACGGCCACGGATGCGTTTGTTGTTCTGATTTCCTGGTCTCATTCTGCCGTTTTCTCTCAGGAACGGCGATCGACAACGGCCGATCAACAGTCCGGTCCGAAACGAACCGGCGCCATGAAACGCAACGAGACAAAGTCGGTGTTGCGCGGTCCGTGCAGGCCCTTCACTCGGAAGCAAGGCGACGCGTGAGCGCCTGCCTCTCCGGCCTTCTGGAAGGAGTAACCTGAACAGACCTATGCCAAGTTGCCCTGGGACCCGAAAGTCCTCGGCGCATTGTCCTCGACGGTGGATGCCCGTCGCACAATGCAGGATCCGGCTGGAACGAAAAGTCTCTCAAAAACTTGTCGAACTGCCGACCCGTGGATAATAGCACCACCCCCGTCGGGTCTCGGCGCTCAGAAACTAGCCGGTTCCGCCCGGTTTTCCAAGCGTCTTTTTCAAACAGGCAAAATATGGTGTCATTTTGCAACCCTGCGCGCGACAACGACACGGTCGCGACCTCCAAGGTCTTGAAAGACCGAAACGTCTTCCAGCCCGCTGTCGTTCAGGATCCGACGCACGGCGGCCGCCTGGGACACCCCGATTTCGACGAGCACCACGCCGCCATCGACCAGAACACGCGCGGCCTCGGTGGCGATTCGTCGATAGGCGGCAAGTCCGTTGTCCTTTGCAAACAGCGCCAACGGCGGATCGAACAGGCGCACTTCGCGGGAAAGGTCCCCGCTTTCGCCGGGCGCAATATAGGGCGGATTGCTCACCAGGATGTCGAAACCGGGCGCCAGCGCATCGGCGAAATCGCCGCGAACGGCGCTGAACCGCGCGGCCACCCCGTGGCGCTCCGCATTCTCGCGCGCCGTCGCCAGAGCCGGTTCGCTAAGGTCGAGGGCGAGCGCATGCGCGGCCGGCAACTCATTAAGGAGCGCGACGGCGATACACCCGCTCCCTGTCCCGATGTCGGCGAACCGCCACGACCGGTCGCGCCCGCCTTGCGCCTCGCACCACCTAAGCGTCTGCTCGACAAGCGTTTCGGTATCGGGCCTCGGCTCGAGCGTTTCCGTCGACAGGGCGAAATCCAGCCCCCAGAACTCGCGCAGGCCCAGAATGCGGCCGACGGGTTCGCCGGCAAGCCGGCGCGCCATGAATTGCGCGACCAGATCGGCAGTCTGCGAAGAGACCAGCGCATCCGGATCCAGCACGACACGGTCGACCCCGACCCCTGCGGCAAAGGCGGCCAGCACGCGCGCGTCGAGCGCGGCATTGTCCATCCCCGCATCGCGAAACGCCGTGCGCAGTCGCGCCGCGAGCCGGCCAAGCGATTCCGGTGCCCCGCCGTCGCCGGAATGCGGTGTCACAGGCCTTCGTCCGCCAGAAGTCCGGCCTGGTGATCGAGGATCAGCGCATCGATCACCTCGCCGAGCGCCTCGCCGCTGACGATTTCTGGGAGCTTGTAGAGCGTCAGCCCGATGCGGTGGTCGGTCACCCGCCCTTGCGGGAAATTGTAGGTGCGGATGCGTTCCGACCGGTCGCCGGAGCCGACCTGCAGCCGGCGCGCCTCGGTGCGCTCGTCGGCAAGGCGCGCGCGTTCCGCATCGAAAATGCGCGCGCGCAGCAATTGCATCGCCTTGGCCTTGTTCTTGTGCTGAGAGCGTTCGTCCTGCACCCCGACGACGATGCCGGTGGGAATATGGGTTATGCGCACCGCCGAATCGGTGGTGTTGACGTGCTGGCCGCCGGCGCCCGAGGCGCGGAACGTGTCGATGCGCAGGTCCGCATCGGCAACGGTGACGTCGACATCCTCCGCCTGCGGGAGAACCGCGACCGTCGCCGCCGAGGTGTGGATGCGCCCGCCCGATTCCGTGTCCGGCACCCGCTGCACCCGGTGAACACCGGACTCAAACTTCAGTCCGGCAAAAACATTCTGCCCCGAGACCGACGCGATCACTTCCTTGTAGCCGCCGGCCTCGCCCTCGCTGGCCGACAGGATCTCCATCTTCCAGCCCTGAAGCTGGGCGAAGCGCTGGTACATGCGAAAAAGATCGCCGGCAAACAGCGCCGCCTCGTCGCCGCCGGTCCCGGCCCGCACCTCGAGAATGACGTTTCGGCTGTCGGCAGCATCGCGCGGCAGGAACGCCAGGCGCACCTCCTGCGACAGCGCCTCGATGCGCTCGACCAGCGTCCCGCGCTCCGATTCGGCCAGCACGCGCATCTCCTTGTCGTCGCCGGCGTCGGCGATCATCGCCTCGACGTCGGCAAGTTCGGCCTCGGCCTCCTGGAGCGCGCGCACCTTCGCCGCCAGCGGCTCCAGTTCGGCGTAGTCGCGCGACAGGCGCACATAGGTTTCCGGATCGGGGTTTTGCGTCATCCCGTGCTCGATCTCGGCAACGCGCGCCAGAAGCGCTTCCAGTTTTTCCGCCGCAATCATTGCGTGACGACATCCTTCTGATTTTGGAAAACAGGCTTGAAGACCGGTCGTGACCGCACCGGTGGCGGGGCGAGAATGGCTCGCTACAACGAAATGTCGTTGTCAGAGGCAAAGGCGCGCAAAAGCGCGCGCGGGTCCTCAAGCGCCCCGGGCGTTTCCAGCCGGGGAAGAAGCCGTGCCGACAACCGCCCGAGGTCGAGGCCGCGCACCATGGCCTTCACCGGCCCAAGCGCCGCCGGCGACATCGACAGGGCGCGATAACCGAGTGCGGCAAGCGCCATCGCCTGCAGCGGCTGACCGGCGATTTCGCCGCACAGCGTGACCGGCGTGTTGTGCGCATTCGCGCGCTCGACGATCTGGCGCAGAGCCCTGAGGAACGGCACGCCCATCGTGTCGAACCGCCCCGCGACCCGCGTGTTGCCGCGATCCACGGCGGTGAAGAACTGGAACAGGTCGTTGGAGCCGATCGAGGCGAAGTCGACGACGTCGAACAGCTCGTCTAGCTGATAGAGCAGCGAGGGCACCTCGATCATGACGCCGAGCTGCAGGCGCTCGGGCCCTTTGTGATCGTGCCGGCGCAGATGCTTGATCTCGCGGTCCACCATGGCCTTGGCCTGGTGGAACTCCGAAACCGCCGACACCATGGGGAACATGATGCGAAGCTCCCGGCCCGCCGCCGCATGCAGCAGCGCACGGATCTGGGTGCGCAGGATGCCCGGACGGTCGAGTCCGAAGCGGATCGCCCGCCAGCCCATCGCCGGGTTTTCCTCCTGGATCGCGCGTAGATACGGAAGCACCTTGTCGCCGCCGATGTCGAGCGTGCGGAAGGTCACGGGCCGTCCGTCCGCCGCATCGAGCACCTGGCGATAATAGTCGGTCTGCTCGCTCATGCGCGGAAACGACGAGGCCACCATGAACTGAAGCTCGGTGCGGAACAGTCCGACGCCGGCCGCGCCCGATTCGGAGACCGCGGGCAGGTCGACCAGCAGGCCGGCGTTGAGCTGGAGCGAAATGTCGACATTGTCGCGGGTGATCGACGGCTTGTTGCGCAACCGCCGGTATTGCGCCTGACGACGGGCGCGAAAGCGCACCTTCTCGGCGTAGGCGTTCTCGATGTCCTGCGCCGGGCGCAGGTGGATCTGGCCGCTTTCGCCGTCGACGATCACCGCATCGCCGGATTCCGCCAGGCTGACAAGGTTTTCCGCAAGTCCGACGGCGGCGATGCCCAACGCCCGCGCCACGATGGTGACGTGGCTGGTCGGTCCGCCTTCCTCCAGCGCCACGGCACGAATGCGGTCGCGACCGTAGTCGAGAAGCTCCGCCGCGCCCATGTTGCGCGCCACGATCACCGCGTCCTGCGGCAGGCTTTCCGACACCGGCCCGTGCTGGCGGCCCATCAGCTCGCGAATCAGCCGGTGCGCGAGATCGTCGAGATCGTGCAGCCGCTCGCGCAAATAGGGGTCGGTCTGGCGCATCATCCGCGCGCGGGTGTCCGACTGGACCTTCTCCACCGCGGCTTCCGCAGTCAGACCGTTGTTGATCGCTTCCTCGATCTTGCGGATCCAGCCGCGATCGTTTGCGAACATCCGGTAGGCTTCCAGCACCTCGCGATGTTCGCCGTGCTGCGCGAAATCGCCGGAAGCCAGCAGATCGTCAAGGGAAATGCGCAAGCGCGCGATCGCGCGCTCCAGTTTCGCAAGCTCGGCGGAGGCATCCTCGGCAATGAGATTGGTGACCACCACCCGCGGTTCGTGCAGCACCACATGACCAAGCCCGACACCGTCGGACAACGCAACGCCATGAAAATGCATCGGCCGCGTCAGGTCGAGCTTGGTGCCCTGCTGGACGATGGCTTCCAGTTCGCCGGCCGCGACCATTTCCGCAATCACCATCGCGGTGGTCTGCAGCGCCTCGACCTCATCCTCGAAATAGGTGCGGTGCGACTGGTTCTGCACCACCAGCACACCGAGCGTGCGGCCCGCGCGCAGGATCGGCACGCCGAGGAAGGAATTATAGGCGTCCTCGCCCGTCTCCGGCCGATAGGCGAAGGCGGGATGGGCCTGGGCGTTGGGAAGATTGAGAGGACGCGCATCGGCGGCGATCAGGCCGACGAGACCTTCACCGACCTTGAGGCTGGTCTTGTGCACCGCGTCGCGGTTGAGACCCTCGGTCGCATAGAGTTCCAGCACGCCGTCGGCGCGCAGAATATAGACGGAGCAGACCTCGGCCACCACATTGGCCGCGATCAGGACAACGATCTTGTCGAGCCGTTCCTGAGCGTTGATCGGCTCCGCCATCACTTCACGGAGACGCCGCAGCAGAACACGGGGGCCGGCGAGAGTGCTCCGCATCACCCGTCTAGTCCTTTCCGCCTGGTCCGAACGGGCGACAAGCCCACCGACATCCGGCCCTGCAAGACAGCGGGACCGGCAGCCGTTCGCTTACCCGTCCAGTTCGTATAGCGAATGGAGAGTCCGCACCGCAAGCTCGGTGTAGGCGGAATCGATGAGAACGGAGATCTTGATCTCCGATGTGGTGATCGCGCGGATATTGATTCCCTTTTGCGCAAGCCCCTCGAAACAGCGCGCCGCTATGCCCGCATGCGAGCGCATCCCGATGCCGATCACCGAAACCTTCACCACGTCGCGCGCGCCCTCGATCGCCTCGTAGCCGATCGCGTCGCGCTGGTCCTCAAGAACGACGAAGGCGCGGTCGTAGTCGCTTTCGGGAATCGTGAAGGTGATGTCCGTGGTGCGCCCGTCGGGCGAGATGTTCTGGACGATCATGTCGACGTTGATGTTCGCATCGGCAAGCGATCCGAAGACGGCGCTGGCGACGCCCGGCTTGTCGTCGACGTTGCGGATGGAGACCTGCGCCTCGTCCCTTGCAAAGGCGATACCGGTCACGACTTGCTGTTCCACGATTTCATCCTCGTCGCAAATGAGTGTCCCCGGCGGCAGGCCGCCCGCGCCGACCTGCGGCGCATCCGGATCGTCGAAGCTTGAACGCACGAAGGTGCGCACGCCATGCACCATCGCCATTTCAACGGAGCGCACCTGCAGCACCTTGGCGCCGAGCGAGGCCATCTCCAGCATTTCCTCGAACGCGATGCGTTCCAGCCGCCGCGCCCGCGGCACGATCCTCGGGTCGGTGGTGTAGACCCCGTCGACATCCGTATAGATATCACAGCGGTCGGCGCCGATGGCGGCGGCGATCGCCACCGCGCTGGTGTCCGATCCGCCACGACCGAGCGTCGCGATCCGGTTGTCAGGCGCAACGCCCTGAAACCCGGCGACCACGGCGACCTGCCCATTGTCGAGGCGCTCGATCAGCCGGTCGCCGTCGATCTCCGTGATGCGCGCGGCGCCATGCTGGGAATCGGTCTTCAGCGCGATCTGCCAGCCCTGCCAGGATCGAGCCTCGACGCCCATGTCCTGCAGCACGATGGCGAGGAGCCCGCTCGTCACCTGTTCGCCGGACGCGACCACGGCATCGTATTCGCGCGCATCGTGCATCGCCGAGGCCTCGCGGCACAGACCGACGAGCTTGTTGGTCTCGCCTGACATGGCCGAGACGACGACAGCCACCTGATGGCCGGCATCGACCTCGCGTTTCACATGGCGCGCCGCGTTTCGGATCCGCTCCATATTGGCGACGGATGTTCCGCCGAACTTCAAAACCAGTCGGGCCATGGCACACGTATGACACTGCGAGCGTGAAAGGGGCCGCACCGGCGTAAAGCCGGGCGGA of Stappia sp. ES.058 contains these proteins:
- a CDS encoding aspartate kinase, producing the protein MARLVLKFGGTSVANMERIRNAARHVKREVDAGHQVAVVVSAMSGETNKLVGLCREASAMHDAREYDAVVASGEQVTSGLLAIVLQDMGVEARSWQGWQIALKTDSQHGAARITEIDGDRLIERLDNGQVAVVAGFQGVAPDNRIATLGRGGSDTSAVAIAAAIGADRCDIYTDVDGVYTTDPRIVPRARRLERIAFEEMLEMASLGAKVLQVRSVEMAMVHGVRTFVRSSFDDPDAPQVGAGGLPPGTLICDEDEIVEQQVVTGIAFARDEAQVSIRNVDDKPGVASAVFGSLADANINVDMIVQNISPDGRTTDITFTIPESDYDRAFVVLEDQRDAIGYEAIEGARDVVKVSVIGIGMRSHAGIAARCFEGLAQKGINIRAITTSEIKISVLIDSAYTELAVRTLHSLYELDG